A segment of the Mycobacterium intracellulare ATCC 13950 genome:
CACGGTGATCTCAAGCGTGCGCTGACCAGCGCGGCGCTGTCGCTGGTGGCCGAGAAGGGGCCGAAAGGGTTCACCCTCACGGAGGCGGCGCGCCGCGCCGGGGTCAGCGCCGCGGCGCCATACCGGCACTTCGCCGACAAGGCCGAGTTGCTGGCCTCCGTCGCCGAACAGGGATTCCGCGAATTGCACGCCGAGTTGGCCGCGGCAGCCGATCGCGTGTCGGATCCGAAGGAACGGGTGACGGAGCTCGGCCGCGCCTACGTGCGGTGGGCCATCGCCCATCCCGATCACTATCAGGTGATGTTCGGGGCGTCGCTGAAGGCCGAGCAGGGCGTTGCGGTGGCCGGCGAGCAGGCGTTCGGGGACCTGCTCGACGCGATCACCCGGTGCCAGGAGGCCGGGATGGTCGCGACTCAGGATCCCCGCGAGGTGGCCGGGCCGCTCTGGTCGCTGGTGCATGGCATCGCGTCGCTGGCGATCGGCGGCCACCTGCGCGCTGTGGGCATTGCCCAGGCTCCCGAGGAACTGGTGGACGGTGTTGTCGCTCAAGCGCTTTGAGCTGTCACCACGGGCGTGACGTGTCCCGGCTGGGTCCCGGGGTGAAGGTGACCGGGAGCTTGCCCAGCCCGGTCATGCTCGGGTTGCCCAGGTATTGGTGGACGTTTTCGACGTCGACCTCATAGTCGGGGATGCGGTCGAGGACGGCCTTGACCATCACTGCCGACATCAGCCGGGCGAGATGCGATCCGATGCAGCGGTGCGGGCCCAGCCCGAACGCGACGTGGCAGTTGGGTGCGCGGTCGAGGATGATCTCGTCGGGCCGGTCGAACTCGGTTTCGTCGTGGTTGGCCGAGAGCCAGCTGAGGACGACCCGGTCGTTCTTTCTCAGGCATTGGCCGCCGAGGACGACGTCGTGAGTGACTGTGCGGCTGAGGGTTTGGTTGACCGAGAAGTAGCGCAGGAATTCGTCGGTGGCGGTGCGGTAGAGCTCGGGATGGTCGATGAGTTGCTGTCTGAGGTCGGGGTGGGTGCCCAGGTGCCTTAAGGTCAGTGCGGTTTGTGAGGTGGTGGTGTCGACGCCGCCGCCGATGAGGTTCCACAGGATGTTGAGCAGCTGCTCGTCGGTGAGGCGATGGCCGTCGAATTCGAATTGCAGCAGGAAGCTGGTCAGGTCGTCTTCGGGGTTGCTGCGTCTGGCCGTGGCGAATTCGATGACTTCTTGCATCATGGCGGGGACTTTGGCGATCGCGTCGGCGTACTCGTCGCTGTCTTGGGGGACGGCCATGACGGAGTGAAAGAGGTTGGCGTACAAGTGCCAATTGTCGTAGGGCAGGCCCATCAGCTTCATGGTCAGGATGGCCGGGACCGGGCTGGCGTAGTCGAGCACCAGGTCCATCTGTCCAGTTGTGATGTGTTGGTCGAGGAACCAGTGCGCGGACTGCTCCATGAACGGCTTGAGTTTCTCGACGGCGCCGGGGGAGAAGAACGGGGCCAGCGCGTGGCGGAGGGCTTGGTGGTAGGGGCCGTCGACCTCGCCGATGCCCAGGGCCGGTTGGCCGTCGGGGCGCGGGACGCCCATCTCGCCCTGGTAGTCGACGCCGTCGGGGGCGTTGGGTTCGTATTTGTGGGCGAAGGTGTCGCCGTCGCGGGCGGTGTGGCTGACGGCGTCGTAGCTGCTGAGGTACCAGAAGCCGTCGTAGTTCTCGTTCCACGCGACCGGACAGCGTTGCCGCAGTTCGGCATTGACGGCCAGCTCGTTGAGGTTGAACGCGTCGGAGTGATGGTCGAAGTCGACGGTGGCGTCGGGCCGGACCTTCGGGCGTGTGACCATCGAAGCTCTCCCACGGAAGCGGTCTGCTTAGTTGGCGGTGACGGGCGCTTATTGGTTTATCTTTGCATTATTACGCTTTAGAGCCCCGTGGAGAAGCTTGGTTAAAGGCCGGTAGCGATTGCATTCGTCAGGGGTCTGACTTGCTGCGGAGGTTGGGTTGAGTAGTCATCGAACGGTTTTCAATCACGTTGGGTTGTGCGTCACGGATCGCGAGCGGTCACGCCGCTTCTACGAGGGACTGCTGGGATTTCAGTTCTGGTGGGAGCTCGACCCGCCCGACGAGGCAACATCCCAGCTGGTGGGGCTGCCCGAGCCGCTTGGCGTGCACGCGACCTATCTGGTGCGGGACGGGTTCGTGCTCGAGCTCATGGACTACTCGAAGCGTCAGGTTCATGCGGGCTCGGAGCGGGTGATGGACCAGATCGGCCTGACGCACATCTCGTTCTCGGTGTCCGATCTTCCGGGTGTGTTGGCTCGGGTGGCCGAGTTCGGGGGAGCGGTGGTCGATTCGTCAGTGTCGGCCGGGGCGGCGATGATTCGGGATCCGGATGGGCAGTTGTTGGAGTTGCTTTCGGACGGGTGGTTGAAGGCGTTGCCAGCGCGGCCGTAATTGCGGTTTGGCTGCGGGTGGCGACAGGGCGATGTTGTCAGTGCCGGATGAGATGGTGTCGCCATGAAGACGATCGCAGTGAAACTGTTTGGTGCCATGGTGTTAGCTGGTGCCGCGATGGGTCTCCTGGCAGCGGCCCCGGCACAGGCCGATCCGCCATGCGCGCGGATCAACACCTGCCAGTACATGCCAAACCCATACGACGATGGTCCGCTGATGCCCACCTGGATGCCCCCGGCGCCTATGGAGGCTGGACGAACCTTCCGGTGATGTGCAACCCGGCTACGTACCGGTGCGAACAATACGTTCCAGCGCCATGACCGCTTGGGGCCCGCTGTGGCTGTGTGGTCGCAAGTCATCAAACTCGCTCTCCCGGAAGGACCCTTTGCTGCGCCAACCTAGCTACTCCGCCAACGGCTACGATTGTGCTACATTTGTAGGCATGTCTGAAGTGGCATCTCGTGAGCTGCGCAACGATACGGCTGGGGTGCTGCGGCGGGTTCGGGATGGAGAGGACGTCACCATCACTGTCAGTGGCCGACCGGTCGCAGTTCTTACCGCAGTTGTCCCTCAGCGCAGGCGTTGGCTGAGCAAGACGGAGTTGCTGTCGCGCTTGCCCCGCGTTCAAGCGGATCCGGGATTACGCGAGGACCTTCACGCACTCGCCGGCGACACTACCGAGGAGCTGGGCCCGATCCGATGAGCAACCCGCAGGTGGCCGGAGTGCTCGACACTTCGGTGTTCATCGCGACCGAAAGTGGTCGGCCTCTCGACGCGGCGCTGATCCCTGATCAAGTTGGCACGACGGTTGTTACCCTCGCGGAACTGCACGTTGGTGTGTTGGCCGCGTCGACTTCCGATATTAGAGCGCAGCGCCTCGCGACATTGGAATCCATTGCGGATATCGAAGCGCTGCCGATCGATGACGATGCGGCCCGGATGTGGGCCCGGCTGCGGATCCATCTCGCCGAGACCGGTCAACGCGTCCGGATCAACGATCTGTGGATCGCGGCCATCGCGGCGTCCCGAGGGCTACCCGTTGTCACGCAGGACGATGACTTTGCCGTCTTGGATGGTGCGGCCAATTTGACCGTTATCCGCGTCTGAATTCGTATTGAACCGCACCAATGAGCTGAATGCGAACTCGGAACCGGCCGACCAGGGTCCGTGCGTCACGGTTATGGATGTGATTGCTGCGTAAGGGAAGTGGGTTTCGAGCCATTTCTTCGCCGCGCTCGCCCGTTTTCACCTTTCCTGTCGGACCGGTCGGCTACGCTGCCGGGCGTGTGGCAGGGACTCTACGAATCGCTGTTAACTGAACGGTTGTACCAGGCGCTGGCTGAAAGCACGGACTTGCGCCCCAGGATCGAGCTGGTCGATGAGGGCGAACAGCCGCTGGTGCTCGCGCGTCACCTCACGCCGCTAATCGAGCGCTCGCTTCGCGCGGCGTCGACATCGCAAGAACGTATCGACCTGGTGCGCCGAATCCTAGCCGTGCTGCCCCATCCCGATGCCCTAGCCGAGGCTTTGCATGAACGCGAGCCGGGAAAAGTCGAGCAGCTCGACGAGGTCATGGAGGCAGATCGGCTCGGTATTACCCGTTTGCCTCGCCCCGCTACGCCGCTGTCGGACGCGGCGCTCATGACCAATGCGCACAACGAGCCGACATTGGCTGCCGAATTGCGCGCCGAGCTCGCTAGCGCGGACCAAGTGGATTTGCTGTGCGCATTCGTCAAGTGGCAGGGTTTGCGGTTGCTAGAAGACCAACTCCGGGAACTGCGACAACGCAACGTGCCGCTGCGAGTCATTACGACGACCTATCTCGGTGCCACCGATGCGCGCGCGCTTGACGCATTAGTTGATGAGTTCGGCGCGCAGGTGCGGGTCAACTACGAAACCAACCGCACACGCTTGCACGCCAAAGCATGGTTATTGCGGCGCAACACCGGCTTTCACACCGCATATGTGGGATCGAGCAATCTTTCGCACGCTGCCCTCGTCGACGGGCTGGAATGGAACGTGCGGCTCTCCGCAGTGTCGACGCCGCATCTGCTAGAGAAATTCCGCGCAACCTTCGAGTCATACTGGGAAAACCGCGAATTCGAGCCCTATTTGCCATCGACCGACGGAAACCGGCTACGGGCGGCGTTGGACGTGGCCGCTGGTGGACGTCGTCGGGACGGCGTGACGATCACGCTGTCAGGTCTAGAGGTGCATCCCAAACCGTTCCAAGAGGAGATGCTTGAGGAGCTCGACGCAGAGCGCGTGCTGCACGACCGGCATCGCAACCTGATTGTTGCGGCTACCGGCACCGGGAAGACAGTGGTCGCCGCGCTTGATTATCGCCGCTTGGTGCGCGAAAGACATGGACGTGACCTGAAGTTGCTGTTCGTGGCGCACCGCAAGGAAATTCTGATGCAGGCACGACGCATGTATCAGGAAGTGCTGACCGAGCCGACGTTCGGGGAGTTACTCATCGGTGGCGACCAGCCGACCAAATGGCGGCACGTCTTCGCGAGCATTCAGTCGCTCTCCGCGGGACGTCTCGCCACGATCGAAGCCGACTATTTCGATGTGGTAGTGATCGACGAGTTTCACCACGCCGAGGCTGCGTCGTATCGGCGGCTGCTGCAGCATGTGCGGCCCATGGAACTCCTGGGCCTAACCGCGACGCCTGAGCGTGGCGACGGCGTAGATGTCCGGGAATTCTTCGATGGAAGGGTAGCCGCCGAGCTGCGACTGTGGGAAGCGCTCGAGCAGCACCTGTTGTGCCCGTTCCACTACTTCGGGGTCCACGACGCAGTCGATCTCGGTGACTTGCAATGG
Coding sequences within it:
- a CDS encoding VOC family protein codes for the protein MSSHRTVFNHVGLCVTDRERSRRFYEGLLGFQFWWELDPPDEATSQLVGLPEPLGVHATYLVRDGFVLELMDYSKRQVHAGSERVMDQIGLTHISFSVSDLPGVLARVAEFGGAVVDSSVSAGAAMIRDPDGQLLELLSDGWLKALPARP
- a CDS encoding cytochrome P450, whose product is MVTRPKVRPDATVDFDHHSDAFNLNELAVNAELRQRCPVAWNENYDGFWYLSSYDAVSHTARDGDTFAHKYEPNAPDGVDYQGEMGVPRPDGQPALGIGEVDGPYHQALRHALAPFFSPGAVEKLKPFMEQSAHWFLDQHITTGQMDLVLDYASPVPAILTMKLMGLPYDNWHLYANLFHSVMAVPQDSDEYADAIAKVPAMMQEVIEFATARRSNPEDDLTSFLLQFEFDGHRLTDEQLLNILWNLIGGGVDTTTSQTALTLRHLGTHPDLRQQLIDHPELYRTATDEFLRYFSVNQTLSRTVTHDVVLGGQCLRKNDRVVLSWLSANHDETEFDRPDEIILDRAPNCHVAFGLGPHRCIGSHLARLMSAVMVKAVLDRIPDYEVDVENVHQYLGNPSMTGLGKLPVTFTPGPSRDTSRPW
- a CDS encoding type II toxin-antitoxin system Phd/YefM family antitoxin — its product is MSEVASRELRNDTAGVLRRVRDGEDVTITVSGRPVAVLTAVVPQRRRWLSKTELLSRLPRVQADPGLREDLHALAGDTTEELGPIR
- a CDS encoding type II toxin-antitoxin system VapC family toxin, with protein sequence MSNPQVAGVLDTSVFIATESGRPLDAALIPDQVGTTVVTLAELHVGVLAASTSDIRAQRLATLESIADIEALPIDDDAARMWARLRIHLAETGQRVRINDLWIAAIAASRGLPVVTQDDDFAVLDGAANLTVIRV
- a CDS encoding TetR/AcrR family transcriptional regulator, yielding MKRSTVRRRESYHHGDLKRALTSAALSLVAEKGPKGFTLTEAARRAGVSAAAPYRHFADKAELLASVAEQGFRELHAELAAAADRVSDPKERVTELGRAYVRWAIAHPDHYQVMFGASLKAEQGVAVAGEQAFGDLLDAITRCQEAGMVATQDPREVAGPLWSLVHGIASLAIGGHLRAVGIAQAPEELVDGVVAQAL